Proteins encoded together in one Mycolicibacter minnesotensis window:
- a CDS encoding TetR/AcrR family transcriptional regulator, with amino-acid sequence MARSDSAGGSGGNSRLSVQDWVQAGFRILADDGLKALTIDRLCKRLGVTKGSFYWHFTDMKAYRNALVDTWAAVRDADRGDFDALSDIPPRERLSHMMTALVGPSHWMLERAMREWARSQDSVAAAVRSSDQRVLAAVRQVFLDDGFAPDEADMRANATFAAGIGVLHLAGSRPSSRAVDWREQFLDVMLRH; translated from the coding sequence ATGGCCAGGTCGGATAGCGCAGGAGGGTCGGGGGGCAATTCCCGGTTGTCGGTGCAGGACTGGGTGCAGGCCGGCTTCCGGATTCTGGCCGATGACGGGCTCAAGGCGCTGACCATCGATCGGCTCTGCAAGCGGCTCGGGGTCACTAAGGGCAGCTTCTACTGGCATTTCACCGACATGAAGGCTTACCGCAACGCCCTGGTCGACACCTGGGCGGCCGTCCGCGATGCCGACCGTGGCGACTTCGATGCACTGTCCGACATTCCGCCACGGGAGCGGCTGTCGCACATGATGACCGCCCTGGTCGGGCCCTCCCATTGGATGCTCGAACGCGCCATGCGTGAATGGGCGCGATCGCAGGACAGCGTCGCCGCGGCGGTGCGCAGCTCGGATCAGCGGGTGCTCGCCGCGGTCCGGCAGGTGTTTCTCGACGACGGGTTTGCACCCGACGAGGCCGATATGCGGGCCAACGCCACGTTTGCCGCCGGCATCGGAGTTCTGCATCTTGCCGGTTCACGGCCGAGCTCGCGTGCGGTGGACTGGCGTGAGCAGTTCCTTGACGTCATGCTGCGGCACTGA